A DNA window from Rhizobium jaguaris contains the following coding sequences:
- the infA gene encoding translation initiation factor IF-1: MPKEEVLEFPGVVTELLPNATFRVKLENEHEIIAHTAGRMRKNRIRVLAGDKVLVEMTPYDLTKGRITYRFK; encoded by the coding sequence ATGCCGAAAGAAGAAGTCCTTGAATTTCCCGGTGTCGTCACCGAATTGCTGCCGAATGCAACCTTCCGCGTGAAGCTGGAAAACGAGCACGAGATCATCGCGCACACCGCCGGCCGCATGCGCAAGAACCGTATCCGCGTTCTCGCCGGCGACAAGGTGCTTGTCGAAATGACACCTTACGACCTGACCAAGGGCCGCATCACCTATCGTTTCAAGTAG
- the murA gene encoding UDP-N-acetylglucosamine 1-carboxyvinyltransferase: MDRIRIVGGNELNGIIPISGAKNAALPLMIASLLTSDTLTLENVPHLADVELLMRILGNHGVDVAVNGRRERQEDGYSRTIHFTCRTIADTTAPYELVAKMRASFWVIGPLLAREGQARVSLPGGCAIGTRPVDLFIEGLTALGATMEIDGGYINATAPKGGLIGTRYVFPKVSVGATHVMMMAATLARGTTVIGNAAREPEIVDLANCLIAMGAKISGAGTSTITIEGVTSLSGARHRVLPDRIETGTYAMAVAMAGGDVRLENTDMALLDTALESLRRAGADVSATNNGIRVQRNGGGIKPVDIVTDPFPGFPTDLQAQFMALMTRSTGTSHITETIFENRFMHVQELARLGAKISLSGQTAKIEGVERLKGAPVMATDLRASVSLVIAGLAAEGETLVSRVYHLDRGFERLEEKLTRCGAMVERISD; the protein is encoded by the coding sequence ATGGATCGTATCAGGATTGTCGGCGGCAACGAGCTCAACGGTATCATTCCGATCTCCGGCGCCAAGAATGCGGCTCTGCCTCTGATGATCGCTTCGCTGCTCACCAGCGATACGCTGACGCTCGAAAACGTGCCGCATCTCGCCGACGTCGAGCTTCTGATGCGCATCCTCGGCAATCATGGCGTCGATGTCGCCGTCAACGGCCGGCGAGAGCGTCAGGAAGACGGCTATTCCCGCACCATCCATTTCACCTGCCGCACCATCGCCGACACGACGGCGCCCTATGAGCTGGTCGCCAAGATGCGCGCCAGCTTCTGGGTCATCGGGCCGCTGCTTGCTCGCGAGGGCCAGGCGCGCGTGTCGCTGCCGGGCGGCTGCGCGATCGGCACGCGCCCGGTCGACCTCTTCATCGAGGGCCTGACGGCGCTTGGCGCCACCATGGAAATCGATGGCGGCTATATCAATGCCACCGCGCCGAAGGGCGGCTTGATCGGCACGCGCTATGTCTTCCCGAAGGTTTCCGTCGGTGCGACGCATGTGATGATGATGGCGGCAACGCTTGCCCGCGGCACGACGGTGATCGGCAATGCGGCGCGCGAGCCCGAAATCGTCGATCTCGCCAATTGCCTCATTGCCATGGGCGCCAAGATTTCCGGCGCCGGTACCAGCACGATCACCATCGAAGGCGTCACCTCACTCTCCGGCGCGCGTCACCGCGTCCTGCCGGATCGCATCGAGACCGGCACCTATGCCATGGCGGTAGCCATGGCCGGCGGCGATGTCCGGCTGGAAAACACCGACATGGCGCTGCTCGACACGGCGCTGGAAAGCCTGCGCCGCGCCGGCGCCGATGTTTCGGCGACCAATAACGGCATCCGCGTGCAGCGCAACGGCGGCGGCATCAAGCCGGTCGATATCGTCACCGATCCCTTCCCGGGCTTCCCGACCGACCTGCAGGCGCAGTTCATGGCGCTGATGACGCGCTCGACCGGCACGTCGCACATCACCGAGACGATCTTCGAAAACCGCTTCATGCATGTCCAGGAACTCGCCCGCCTCGGCGCGAAGATCTCGCTTTCCGGCCAGACCGCCAAGATCGAGGGCGTCGAGCGGCTGAAGGGCGCGCCGGTCATGGCGACGGACCTTCGCGCTTCCGTGTCCCTGGTCATTGCCGGCCTCGCTGCCGAGGGCGAAACGCTGGTGTCGCGCGTCTACCATCTCGACCGCGGCTTCGAGCGGCTGGAAGAAAAGCTGACGCGCTGCGGCGCCATGGTCGAACGCATCAGCGACTGA
- the hisD gene encoding histidinol dehydrogenase, with amino-acid sequence MAIWLDQASEGFEQLFAAFLTTKREVSEDVNAVVRAIIDDVRARGDAALADYSRKFEGIDFATTPMRVTEAEIDAAIAAVPAEVLGALKVAATRIESHHRRQLPKDDIYEDELGVGLGSRWTAIEAVGLYVPGGTASYPSSVLMNAVPAKVAGVERIVITVPTMGGAINPAVLAAARMAGVEEIYRIGGAQAIAALAYGTETIAPVAKITGPGNAYVAAAKRQVFGTVGIDMIAGPSEVLVIADKHNDPDWLAADLLAQAEHDEGAQSILITDDAALGKAVEGAVERQLKQLGRSQTAAASWRDFGAIILVSDLKLAIPLANRIAAEHLELAVDDPDMLLAGVRNAGAIFVGRHTPEVIGDYVGGSNHVLPTARSARFSSGLSVLDFVKRTSILRLGPEQLRVLGPAAIALANSEGLDAHARSVAIRLNLEG; translated from the coding sequence TTGGCTATCTGGCTGGATCAGGCGTCGGAAGGATTCGAACAGCTGTTCGCCGCTTTCCTGACGACCAAGCGGGAAGTGTCCGAGGATGTAAATGCCGTCGTACGGGCCATAATCGATGATGTGCGGGCGCGAGGCGACGCGGCTCTTGCAGACTATTCCAGGAAATTCGAGGGCATCGATTTCGCCACGACGCCCATGCGTGTCACTGAAGCGGAGATCGACGCGGCGATCGCAGCCGTCCCCGCCGAGGTGCTGGGTGCCCTCAAGGTCGCCGCCACCCGCATTGAATCGCATCATCGCCGGCAATTGCCGAAGGACGACATTTATGAAGACGAACTCGGCGTCGGCCTCGGCTCGCGCTGGACGGCGATCGAAGCGGTCGGCCTCTATGTGCCAGGCGGCACCGCAAGCTATCCGAGCTCGGTCCTGATGAATGCGGTGCCTGCCAAGGTCGCCGGCGTCGAACGCATCGTCATCACCGTGCCGACGATGGGCGGCGCGATTAATCCAGCGGTACTGGCCGCCGCCCGCATGGCGGGCGTCGAGGAGATTTACCGCATCGGCGGTGCGCAAGCGATTGCGGCACTTGCCTATGGCACCGAGACGATCGCCCCGGTCGCCAAGATCACCGGCCCCGGCAATGCCTATGTCGCCGCTGCCAAGCGGCAGGTTTTCGGTACTGTCGGCATCGACATGATCGCAGGCCCCTCCGAAGTGCTCGTCATCGCCGATAAGCACAACGATCCGGACTGGCTCGCCGCCGATCTGCTGGCGCAGGCGGAGCATGACGAGGGCGCGCAATCGATCCTGATCACCGATGATGCGGCGCTGGGCAAGGCCGTGGAAGGTGCCGTCGAGCGGCAGCTCAAGCAGCTCGGCCGGTCGCAGACGGCGGCCGCGAGCTGGCGGGATTTCGGCGCCATTATCCTGGTTTCCGATCTGAAGCTGGCCATTCCGCTCGCCAACCGCATCGCGGCAGAGCATCTCGAGCTCGCCGTCGACGATCCCGATATGCTGCTTGCCGGTGTTCGCAATGCCGGTGCGATCTTCGTCGGACGTCATACCCCGGAAGTGATCGGCGACTATGTCGGCGGCTCCAATCACGTGCTGCCGACGGCCCGCTCCGCCCGCTTTTCGTCCGGCCTTTCCGTGCTCGATTTCGTCAAGCGCACGTCGATCCTCAGACTTGGCCCCGAGCAGTTGCGCGTGCTTGGGCCGGCGGCGATCGCGCTCGCCAATTCCGAAGGGCTCGATGCCCATGCGCGATCCGTTGCGATCCGCCTCAATCTAGAGGGGTAG
- a CDS encoding low molecular weight phosphatase family protein, with the protein MEQPKAIEHKGKPPSAILFMCGLNTIRSPMAEAIARGMLPQGTYIASAGVRAGERNPFVDVVLNEIGLSLGRRQPRTLEELEDDFFDVIITLSPEAHHAALELTRANAVDVIYWPTIDPSATDGTREQILHAYREVRDHLLGLIESRLVEHRGSL; encoded by the coding sequence ATGGAACAGCCGAAGGCCATCGAACATAAGGGGAAGCCGCCGAGCGCCATTCTCTTCATGTGCGGGCTCAACACCATCCGCTCGCCGATGGCCGAGGCGATCGCGCGTGGAATGCTGCCGCAGGGCACCTATATCGCCTCGGCGGGCGTGCGGGCCGGTGAGCGCAACCCCTTTGTCGACGTCGTTCTCAACGAAATCGGCCTTTCGCTCGGCCGACGGCAGCCACGGACCCTGGAGGAGCTGGAAGATGATTTCTTCGACGTCATCATCACGCTCTCTCCCGAGGCGCATCACGCGGCTCTCGAACTGACGCGCGCAAATGCCGTCGATGTCATCTATTGGCCGACCATCGATCCCTCGGCTACAGACGGCACGCGCGAGCAGATCCTCCATGCTTACCGTGAGGTGCGGGACCATCTTCTTGGTCTGATCGAGAGCCGGCTGGTGGAGCATCGCGGCTCTCTTTAG
- a CDS encoding UPF0262 family protein, with the protein MTDGVFRLSDVVLDDTIGRSTPDVEHERAVAIFDLIEENSFEPVGHDGGPYQLNLSLVDQKLVFDIRTEQGAVVATHILSLTPFRRIVKDYFMICESYYEAIRSATPSRIEAIDMGRRGIHNEGSRTLMERLKGKIIVDFDTARRLFTLVCVLYWRG; encoded by the coding sequence ATGACTGACGGCGTTTTCCGGCTGAGCGACGTGGTCCTGGACGACACGATCGGCCGTTCGACGCCCGATGTCGAACATGAGCGCGCCGTCGCCATTTTCGACCTGATCGAGGAAAACAGCTTCGAGCCCGTCGGCCATGACGGCGGGCCGTACCAGTTGAACCTGTCGCTTGTGGACCAGAAGCTCGTCTTCGATATCCGAACCGAACAAGGGGCCGTCGTCGCCACCCATATCCTGTCGCTGACGCCGTTTCGCCGGATCGTGAAAGACTACTTCATGATCTGCGAAAGCTATTACGAAGCGATTCGCTCGGCCACCCCCAGCCGCATCGAGGCGATCGACATGGGCCGCCGCGGCATCCACAATGAAGGCTCGCGGACGCTGATGGAGCGGCTGAAGGGCAAGATCATCGTGGATTTCGACACGGCCCGGCGGCTTTTCACACTCGTCTGCGTGCTCTATTGGCGTGGGTGA
- a CDS encoding DUF2948 family protein produces MTNLKLMALDNEDLGVISAHMQDSVFKIGDTSYAPKLGQFSLAANRFVWELSDQKDKAFERHRSALVFKRVLAVRSSGVDRRRRDEVLSLLAIRFDPKGEGPDGTIELTLAGNATIALDVECIEVQLADIGGAWETANKPSHPDEA; encoded by the coding sequence ATGACCAATCTCAAGCTAATGGCACTCGACAACGAAGACTTGGGCGTCATCTCTGCGCATATGCAGGACAGTGTCTTCAAGATTGGCGACACGAGCTATGCGCCGAAGCTCGGGCAGTTTTCGCTTGCCGCCAACCGTTTCGTCTGGGAACTGTCGGATCAAAAGGACAAGGCGTTCGAGCGTCATCGTTCGGCGCTGGTGTTCAAGCGGGTGCTGGCGGTACGCTCCAGCGGTGTCGACCGGCGCCGGCGCGACGAGGTTCTGTCGCTGCTCGCCATCCGCTTCGATCCGAAAGGCGAGGGGCCGGATGGCACGATCGAGCTGACGCTGGCCGGCAACGCGACGATCGCGCTCGATGTCGAATGCATCGAAGTTCAGCTTGCAGATATCGGCGGCGCGTGGGAAACGGCTAACAAGCCCAGTCATCCGGACGAAGCCTAG